Genomic segment of Oncorhynchus keta strain PuntledgeMale-10-30-2019 chromosome 5, Oket_V2, whole genome shotgun sequence:
GAAACCTCTCTGTCACCCCTGTGCTCCAATTTGCTCTACTGCCCATATGATGAACTCTGTCTCTGACATCAACTACTAAGGCCAATACATCGATAACAGCAATTTCAGCAATTCaattcaacaacaaaacatgATTTATAAAAGTGTTATTATAACACTAATATGTATGAGCATGAAAGCTGTACTTTTTCGTTCATGGTTGACACAGCTTGTTTGCCATTAACCGGCAATCAGCATTCTCAACTAGTTCAAAGCACATGAACCCACACATTAGTTGGTCCCAGTTTACAAGTAGTATTTTTCAAAATTACGAGATGAACGCAGCATGACTCTGCCCAAAATCAAATGAATATCAGCACCATACACTAGCTATAATATATGCTAGCTAACACGATTGACCTAATTATTAATTGAATTTGAAAAATGTAGCTATTGTATTTTACAGGTTATACATCGAGAATGGGACGCCGAAAGTCAAAGAGGAAGCCACCTCCCAAAAAGAAACTGACGGGTAACTTGGACACCCAATTCACCTGTCCCTTTTGTAACCACGAGAAGTCCTGTGATGTCAAAATGTAAGTTGTGTTGAACAGTATATGGTCTGGCTGTAAAATATGATCACTGATTACATGTTGATACATATCCTAACACCCTATCCAAATGCacatttaattttattttttcagGGAACGCACTCGAAACACAGGGATAATATCGTGCACCGTCTGCTTGGAAGAATTCCAGACTCCCATTACTTGTATCCTTTTGATTCTTTGATTGGATCACTATATTCACTTATCTACACACCATATAGCTCACAGATTGGCTTGTGtatttgtaaaataaataaatatatataaataacaaATAAATGCAATGTCTTTACAACTGTACCTCCCAAATGAACTTTTCCTTGACATTTGTCCCCAGATCTTTCAGAACCAGTGGATGTTTACAGTGATTGGATAGATGCTTGCGAAGCAGCCAATCAGTAGGTGATGTCCCCCTGACTATTCCTGTCTGACCTCA
This window contains:
- the LOC118365533 gene encoding transcription elongation factor 1 homolog, with product MGRRKSKRKPPPKKKLTGNLDTQFTCPFCNHEKSCDVKMERTRNTGIISCTVCLEEFQTPITYLSEPVDVYSDWIDACEAANQ